The Zingiber officinale cultivar Zhangliang chromosome 10A, Zo_v1.1, whole genome shotgun sequence genome contains a region encoding:
- the LOC122028131 gene encoding laccase-4-like, which yields MGSPPLLLLFSFLLMLQHATRAEQTRHYKFNIQIANVTRLCSTKSILTVNGQFPGPKIVAREGDRVVVRVTNHVDHNVTIHWHGVRQLRSGWADGPAYVTQCPIQTGQSYVYNFTIVGQRGTLFWHAHISWLRATLYGPIIILPKLGVPYPFGKPYKEVPIILGEWWKTDTEAVISQALQTGGAPNVSDAYTINGLPGPLYNCSAQHTFKLKVKPGKVYLLRLINAAVNDELFFSIANHTVTVVEVDAGYVKPFDTEIVLVSPGQTTNLLLRTKPYFPGAMFLMKARPYATGQATFDNTTVAGFVEYQKPYSVSAFDKKLPLHKPTLPAFNDTSFAANFAGKLRTLATVRFPANVPQSVDRRFFFTVGLGTNPCQVNGTCQGPNGTKFAAAVNNVSFAMPTTALLQAHYFGQSRGVYTPDFPVYPLRQFNYTGTPPNNTMVGNGTKLVVLPFNASVELVMQDTSILGTESHPLHLHGYNFFVVGQGSGNFDPAKDPANFNLVDPVERNTIGVPAGGWVAIRFLADNPGVWFMHCHIEAHMSWGLKMAWLVLDGSLPSQKLPPPPSDLPKCG from the exons ATGGGTTCCCCGCCTCTTCTCTTGCTTTTCTCCTTCCTGTTAATGCTTCAACATGCTACCCGAGCCGAGCAAACCAGGCACTACAAGTTCAAC ATACAAATAGCAAATGTGACTCGGCTTTGCAGCACAAAGAGCATCCTGACGGTGAACGGGCAGTTCCCGGGGCCAAAGATCGTCGCCAGAGAAGGGGACCGAGTCGTCGTCAGGGTGACCAACCATGTCGATCACAATGTCACCATTCACTG GCATGGAGTTCGGCAGCTGCGAAGCGGCTGGGCGGACGGCCCTGCCTACGTGACCCAATGCCCCATCCAAACAGGGCAAAGCTATGTGTACAACTTCACCATTGTGGGGCAAAGAGGCACTCTGTTTTGGCACGCCCACATCTCATGGCTCAGGGCCACCCTCTACGGCCCTATCATCATCCTTCCCAAGCTTGGTGTTCCCTATCCCTTCGGCAAACCCTACAAAGAAGTCCCCATCATTCTTG GGGAGTGGTGGAAGACTGATACAGAGGCCGTCATTAGCCAAGCTCTTCAGACCGGAGGAGCCCCTAACGTTTCAGATGCCTACACGATCAATGGCCTTCCTGGTCCCTTGTACAACTGCTCAGCTCAAC ATACCTTCAAGCTGAAGGTGAAGCCGGGGAAGGTGTATTTGCTTCGCCTAATCAACGCTGCAGTCAATGACGAGCTGTTCTTCAGCATCGCCAACCACACCGTCACCGTCGTCGAAGTCGACGCTGGTTACGTGAAGCCCTTCGACACCGAGATCGTCCTCGTATCCCCCGGCCAAACAACCAACCTGCTCCTCCGCACCAAGCCCTACTTCCCTGGTGCCATGTTCCTCATGAAGGCCAGGCCCTACGCCACCGGCCAAGCCACCTTCGACAACACCACCGTCGCCGGCTTTGTGGAATATCAGAAACCCTACAGCGTATCCGCCTTCGACAAGAAGCTCCCGCTCCACAAACCAACCCTCCCGGCATTCAACGACACGTCGTTCGCGGCAAACTTCGCTGGAAAATTGCGCACCCTGGCGACGGTCCGATTCCCCGCCAACGTGCCGCAGTCGGTGGACCGGCGGTTCTTCTTCACCGTGGGACTGGGGACGAATCCGTGCCAGGTCAACGGGACGTGCCAGGGGCCGAACGGCACCAAGTTCGCGGCCGCCGTCAACAACGTGTCGTTCGCGATGCCGACCACGGCTCTGCTCCAGGCGCACTACTTCGGGCAGTCGAGGGGCGTCTACACTCCGGACTTCCCGGTGTACCCACTCCGCCAGTTCAATTACACCGGAACTCCGCCGAACAACACGATGGTGGGCAACGGGACGAAGCTGGTGGTGCTTCCGTTCAACGCCAGCGTAGAGTTGGTGATGCAGGACACGAGCATTCTTGGCACGGAGAGCCACCCGCTGCACCTCCACGGCTACAACTTCTTCGTCGTGGGACAGGGCTCCGGCAACTTCGACCCCGCCAAGGACCCTGCCAATTTCAACCTGGTGGATCCGGTGGAGAGGAACACCATCGGCGTTCCGGCCGGCGGATGGGTGGCCATAAGATTCCTGGCCGACAATCCAG GTGTGTGGTTCATGCATTGTCACATCGAGGCGCACATGAGCTGGGGCTTGAAGATGGCGTGGCTGGTCCTCGACGGGAGCCTTCCCAGCCAGAAGCTGCCTCCTCCGCCGTCGGACCTACCAAAGTGTGGATGA